One segment of Variovorax sp. PAMC28562 DNA contains the following:
- a CDS encoding ABC transporter ATP-binding protein: MTTQSDDTLLEVDDLAVHFALPRARPFAPVDTVRAVDGVSFRIRRGRTFGIVGESGSGKTTTAQAVMGLVRKTRGTVVFDGAVRERLSPAEQRRHRRGYQMIFQDPFSSLNPRLRVDQLVREPLDLMGIGVPAERTERVAEILNAVGLRADQHQLFPHQFSGGQRQRISIARALASNPKLVVCDEPVSALDVAIQAQILNLLARLQDELQLTYLFISHDLHVVRYLCDDIAVMYLGRIVEQTRAEAIFDAPLHPYTWSLVSAIPGNAHLTGGRAPAVLRGDPPSPTRLPPGCRFAGRCPFAEPLCHVSEPQLRAMPGDRLVACHRVDDDGVGPQHA, encoded by the coding sequence ATGACGACGCAGAGCGACGACACCTTGCTCGAGGTCGATGACCTCGCCGTCCACTTTGCGCTGCCGCGTGCACGGCCCTTCGCCCCGGTCGACACAGTGCGCGCAGTCGATGGCGTGAGCTTTCGCATTCGACGTGGCCGCACCTTCGGCATCGTGGGCGAAAGCGGTTCCGGCAAGACCACCACCGCACAGGCCGTTATGGGGCTGGTTCGCAAGACCCGCGGCACCGTGGTGTTCGATGGCGCAGTGCGCGAGCGCCTCTCGCCGGCCGAGCAGCGTCGGCACCGGCGCGGCTACCAGATGATCTTCCAGGACCCGTTTTCCTCGCTCAATCCGCGCCTGCGCGTGGACCAGCTGGTGCGCGAGCCGCTCGACCTGATGGGCATCGGTGTGCCGGCCGAACGAACAGAACGCGTAGCCGAAATACTGAATGCCGTAGGCCTGCGCGCCGACCAGCACCAGCTCTTTCCGCACCAGTTTTCGGGTGGGCAGCGCCAGCGCATCAGCATCGCGCGCGCACTGGCCTCGAACCCCAAGCTGGTGGTGTGCGACGAACCGGTGTCGGCCCTCGACGTGGCGATCCAGGCGCAGATCCTGAACCTGCTGGCCCGGCTGCAGGACGAGTTGCAGCTGACCTACCTCTTCATCTCGCACGACCTGCATGTGGTGCGCTACCTGTGCGACGACATCGCCGTGATGTACCTCGGACGGATCGTCGAGCAGACGCGCGCAGAGGCCATCTTCGACGCGCCACTGCACCCCTACACATGGTCGCTGGTGTCGGCCATCCCGGGCAACGCGCATCTGACCGGTGGCCGCGCGCCCGCGGTGCTGCGCGGTGATCCGCCGAGCCCGACGCGGTTGCCACCGGGCTGCCGCTTCGCCGGCCGCTGCCCCTTCGCCGAGCCGCTATGCCATGTGTCGGAACCGCAGTTGCGCGCCATGCCGGGCGACCGGCTGGTGGCCTGCCATCGCGTCGACGACGATGGCGTCGGGCCGCAACACGCATGA
- a CDS encoding nuclear transport factor 2 family protein — protein MNLFALEPFPLPTEDLILKKLEGLAAAFNHHDVDAVLSFFAENCSMELPQGPEPCGRRFEGKVAVRSGVASRFAGLPDVHYSNVSHRVIGQLGISRWTVSGTTSGGERIVANGCDFYSFDAEARVTKKDSYWKIVQNQTLEMNPE, from the coding sequence ATGAACCTTTTTGCCCTGGAGCCATTCCCTTTGCCGACCGAAGACCTGATTCTGAAAAAGCTGGAGGGCCTCGCTGCGGCCTTCAACCACCACGATGTCGACGCCGTGCTGTCGTTCTTTGCCGAGAACTGTTCGATGGAACTGCCGCAGGGACCAGAGCCGTGCGGTCGGCGCTTCGAAGGCAAAGTGGCGGTGCGCAGCGGCGTCGCATCGCGCTTCGCCGGCTTGCCGGACGTGCACTACAGCAACGTGTCGCACCGCGTGATCGGCCAGCTCGGCATCTCGCGCTGGACGGTGTCCGGCACCACGTCGGGCGGTGAGCGCATCGTCGCGAACGGCTGCGACTTCTATTCCTTCGACGCCGAAGCGCGGGTCACGAAGAAAGATTCGTACTGGAAAATCGTGCAGAACCAGACCCTGGAAATGAACCCGGAATGA
- a CDS encoding LacI family DNA-binding transcriptional regulator: protein MKEIAPASVPRNASRRPAAVASVQEVARRAGVSPATVSRAFNSPHQLNPDTLKRVTEVAQALRYQPNGVARSLRRNRSMAIGAVIPSFRHGYFGSTVEGLQAGCRKAGYSLLIATSDYDEKQELDAVHAMIRQGVDGLVLVGLQRDPELEALLEQGGIPYIVTWSYSQDVPCIGFDHQKAMERVTRHLLDLGHERFAVIMAFLRVSDRERDRLAGIAGALAARGVPLPGDRILFAGGSGLQDGRNALRAVLQQHPDTTAVICANDLLAAGAIMECRSRGIAVPERLSITGYSDLELASAMEPGITTIRTPAEKLGHMAAEWLAHKLAGEPVMASCELETELIIRGSTGPAARTTGTGTS from the coding sequence ATGAAAGAGATCGCGCCCGCGTCGGTGCCGCGAAACGCAAGCCGGCGGCCCGCTGCCGTGGCTTCGGTGCAGGAGGTCGCCCGTCGCGCGGGCGTATCGCCGGCCACGGTGTCGCGCGCATTCAACTCGCCGCACCAGTTGAATCCGGACACGCTCAAGCGGGTGACCGAGGTGGCACAGGCGCTGCGCTACCAGCCCAACGGCGTGGCGCGTTCGCTACGCCGCAACCGCAGCATGGCCATCGGCGCGGTGATTCCGTCGTTTCGCCACGGCTACTTCGGCAGCACGGTCGAAGGCCTGCAGGCGGGTTGCCGCAAGGCCGGCTACTCGCTGCTGATCGCCACCTCGGACTACGACGAAAAGCAGGAGCTCGATGCCGTGCACGCGATGATCCGCCAGGGCGTCGACGGTCTGGTGCTGGTGGGCCTGCAACGCGACCCGGAGTTGGAGGCCTTGCTGGAGCAGGGCGGCATTCCGTACATCGTCACCTGGTCGTACAGCCAGGACGTACCGTGCATCGGCTTCGATCACCAGAAAGCGATGGAGCGTGTCACGCGCCACCTGCTCGACCTCGGGCACGAGCGCTTTGCCGTGATCATGGCTTTTTTGCGCGTGAGCGATCGCGAACGCGACCGACTGGCCGGGATAGCGGGCGCGTTGGCCGCCCGGGGCGTGCCGTTGCCGGGTGACCGCATCCTGTTTGCCGGCGGCAGCGGCCTGCAGGACGGACGCAACGCATTGCGCGCTGTGCTGCAACAGCACCCGGACACGACCGCCGTGATCTGCGCCAACGATCTGCTGGCCGCAGGCGCCATCATGGAATGTCGCTCCCGCGGCATCGCCGTCCCCGAGCGCCTGTCGATCACCGGCTACAGCGACCTCGAACTCGCCTCCGCCATGGAGCCGGGCATCACCACCATCCGCACCCCGGCCGAAAAGCTGGGCCACATGGCGGCCGAATGGCTGGCACACAAGCTGGCCGGCGAACCCGTGATGGCAAGTTGCGAACTCGAAACCGAACTCATCATCCGCGGCAGCACCGGCCCTGCTGCGCGCACCACTGGAACAGGCACGTCATGA
- a CDS encoding alpha/beta hydrolase has translation MNSIDTEDFIAKRYEVLVERDVRYGEAMVDHGTTPRMRPLLLDIYRPQAAPVMARPALVLAFGGAFHRGSRQSDTVIEDGHENTPVSAYCHEFARRGYVCFSIDYRLTPEDPHPGSTPLLLNPMNVNRDRIDFVRGIMGLPPSTPVMIANAMEAAIDDMGTAIDWVHAQAGTLGVNPQQIAAGGFSAGAMMALAATYGQQSPAAAVVALSGAMGLAEMHRYIRSADAPPALLFRGENDLPGIGPISHELHLHMQSVGVDHESYVVADGTHFYPRTATAMPVMGDSTSTLEDAMAAFLCTRMVASNRRPALA, from the coding sequence ATGAACTCCATCGACACCGAAGACTTCATCGCCAAACGTTACGAGGTGCTGGTCGAACGCGACGTCCGTTACGGCGAGGCCATGGTCGACCACGGCACCACGCCCCGCATGCGGCCGCTGCTGCTCGACATCTACCGCCCGCAGGCGGCGCCGGTCATGGCCCGGCCGGCGCTCGTGCTCGCATTTGGCGGGGCCTTCCACCGTGGCTCGCGCCAGAGCGACACGGTGATCGAGGACGGGCACGAGAACACGCCGGTGTCGGCCTATTGCCACGAGTTCGCGCGGCGCGGCTATGTCTGCTTCTCCATCGACTACCGGCTCACGCCCGAAGACCCGCACCCAGGCAGCACGCCGTTGCTGCTCAACCCGATGAACGTCAACCGCGACCGCATCGATTTCGTGCGCGGCATCATGGGACTGCCGCCGTCGACGCCGGTCATGATCGCCAACGCGATGGAAGCGGCGATCGACGACATGGGCACCGCGATCGACTGGGTGCACGCGCAGGCCGGTACGCTGGGCGTGAACCCGCAGCAGATCGCCGCTGGAGGCTTCTCGGCGGGCGCGATGATGGCGCTGGCCGCCACCTATGGCCAGCAGAGTCCGGCCGCCGCCGTGGTGGCGCTTTCGGGTGCGATGGGCCTGGCCGAAATGCATCGCTATATCCGCAGCGCGGACGCACCGCCCGCGCTCCTGTTCCGCGGCGAGAACGATCTGCCGGGCATCGGCCCGATCAGCCACGAATTGCACCTGCACATGCAATCCGTCGGGGTCGATCACGAGAGCTATGTCGTCGCAGACGGCACACACTTCTATCCACGCACCGCCACGGCCATGCCCGTCATGGGCGACAGCACGTCGACGCTCGAAGACGCGATGGCGGCATTCCTTTGCACGCGCATGGTGGCATCAAATCGACGCCCTGCACTGGCCTGA
- a CDS encoding PLP-dependent aminotransferase family protein, with protein sequence MTPIKSPSTAPLWAQLFALDGHVGLPLQSRLRLRVVQVILDGSLAEGAALPSSRDLALALGLSRNTVTAVYQQMVDEGYLESRPRSGVFVKAGAKPASIGAATDRIVDPFSAIGASAGPPPAWSQRVLRSLRDMPTLSKPAHWRDFAYPFVYGTHDAQLFPTEDFRECCVRSLARSQLPNWTPDFETDDMPDLVEQIRTRLLPKRGVFARPEEILVTVGAQHAFYLIAEALFDQRTRVGFEEPGYPHARNTFSLRTSQLVGIPVDEQGLVVDALPDLDYVFVTPSHQSPTTATLSLERRQWLLRKAALQDFVVIEDDYEAENLYVGDPTPALKSLDKTGRVIYIGSLSKSLSPALRLGYIVAQKELVSELRVLRHAMVRHPSAFLQHAYALFLSLGHHDSHARRVNQVLQQRMQVAARALAAQLPEFTCTPAQGGASIWVKTPDGMDGGALSLRARDYGVLIEPGDVFFAQPPRPCPYFRLRLSSIDVGQIEPGILALQAAVRSLGRSVAIGTERPVRVRPVQGVDLMPPCACKGMPPSRLRASTCCRP encoded by the coding sequence ATGACGCCCATCAAGTCCCCGTCGACAGCCCCGCTGTGGGCGCAGCTGTTCGCGCTCGACGGTCATGTGGGCTTGCCGCTGCAGTCGCGGCTTCGCTTGCGCGTGGTGCAGGTGATCCTCGACGGGAGCCTGGCCGAAGGCGCGGCGTTGCCCTCTTCGCGTGACCTCGCACTGGCACTCGGCTTGAGTCGCAACACGGTGACCGCCGTGTACCAGCAGATGGTGGACGAGGGTTATCTCGAATCGCGGCCGCGCTCCGGCGTGTTCGTGAAGGCCGGCGCAAAGCCGGCTTCGATCGGCGCCGCGACCGACCGCATCGTCGATCCCTTCAGTGCGATCGGTGCATCGGCCGGCCCGCCGCCCGCATGGTCGCAGCGCGTGCTGCGCTCGTTGCGCGACATGCCCACGCTGTCCAAGCCGGCGCACTGGCGGGACTTCGCTTACCCCTTCGTCTATGGCACGCACGATGCGCAGCTTTTTCCGACGGAAGATTTTCGGGAGTGCTGCGTGCGCAGCCTGGCGCGCTCGCAGTTGCCCAACTGGACGCCCGACTTCGAGACCGACGACATGCCCGACCTGGTCGAGCAGATCCGCACGCGGCTCCTGCCCAAGCGCGGTGTGTTCGCGCGGCCTGAAGAGATTTTGGTGACAGTCGGCGCGCAGCACGCCTTCTATTTGATCGCCGAAGCGCTGTTCGACCAACGCACCCGCGTCGGCTTCGAAGAGCCCGGCTACCCGCATGCGCGCAACACCTTCTCTTTGCGGACCTCGCAGCTCGTCGGCATTCCGGTCGATGAACAAGGGTTGGTCGTCGATGCGTTGCCTGATCTCGACTACGTGTTCGTCACGCCGTCGCACCAGAGCCCGACCACGGCAACGCTGAGCCTGGAGCGCCGCCAGTGGCTGTTGCGCAAGGCGGCGCTGCAGGACTTCGTCGTCATCGAGGACGACTACGAAGCCGAGAACCTGTATGTCGGCGACCCCACGCCGGCCCTGAAGAGCCTCGACAAGACCGGCCGCGTGATCTACATCGGGTCACTGTCCAAGAGCCTGTCGCCCGCATTGCGGCTCGGCTACATCGTGGCGCAAAAAGAACTGGTGAGCGAGTTGCGCGTGTTGCGGCATGCGATGGTGCGACATCCCAGCGCTTTCTTGCAGCACGCCTACGCGCTCTTCTTGTCGCTAGGCCATCACGACTCGCATGCGCGCCGCGTGAACCAGGTGCTGCAGCAACGCATGCAGGTGGCGGCCCGGGCGCTCGCCGCGCAGCTCCCGGAATTCACCTGCACGCCGGCGCAGGGCGGTGCGTCGATATGGGTCAAGACGCCCGACGGCATGGATGGCGGCGCACTGTCGCTGCGGGCCCGCGACTATGGCGTGCTGATCGAACCCGGCGATGTGTTCTTCGCGCAACCGCCGCGGCCTTGTCCGTACTTCAGGCTCCGGCTGTCATCGATCGATGTGGGGCAGATCGAGCCGGGCATCCTCGCGCTGCAGGCGGCCGTGCGGTCGCTCGGTCGCTCGGTCGCGATCGGCACTGAAAGGCCGGTCCGCGTCAGGCCAGTGCAGGGCGTCGATTTGATGCCACCATGCGCGTGCAAAGGAATGCCGCCATCGCGTCTTCGAGCGTCGACGTGCTGTCGCCCATGA
- a CDS encoding nuclear transport factor 2 family protein, with protein sequence MLEQFSDAWNRHDLPVLMSFMHADCVFETAAGSEAWGARHQGHAAVAAAFESAWKNFPDAQWRNGKHVVMGDRGMSEWTFTGTAADGARSESGGVDVFTFKDGKILVKNVFRKARPMLPALS encoded by the coding sequence ATGCTCGAACAGTTTTCCGACGCGTGGAACCGTCACGACCTGCCGGTCCTGATGTCTTTCATGCACGCCGATTGCGTGTTCGAAACCGCCGCCGGCAGCGAAGCCTGGGGCGCGCGTCATCAGGGTCACGCAGCAGTCGCGGCGGCCTTCGAGTCGGCCTGGAAGAACTTCCCCGACGCGCAATGGCGCAACGGCAAACACGTCGTCATGGGCGACCGCGGCATGTCGGAGTGGACCTTTACCGGCACCGCCGCGGACGGCGCGCGCAGCGAGTCGGGCGGCGTCGATGTGTTTACGTTCAAGGACGGCAAGATCCTCGTCAAGAACGTGTTCCGCAAGGCCCGTCCCATGCTGCCCGCCTTGTCATGA
- a CDS encoding NAD(P)/FAD-dependent oxidoreductase: protein MSIATPKEIFAPYDPAYDPLVSDGPGHNRDYAPTYWAATAGPAPDDDGPVSGDIDADVVIIGSGFTGLATALFLAKEHGIKAVVLEANRVAWGCTSRNGGQGQNASGRLYRSQWIERWGLETARRLDAEIRYGFETFKDLVADADCEPQPGGHLYIAHRDKKMAFLKNEARVMRDKFGYDTRLLTASEVRAEYCNDHEAHGAMHEAEGICVHPLKLAYSYMKRARAVGGKVHPSSPVIGWQTIKGVHHLKTPGGTVRARAVGIATGAYTAPGLHPTLTNRYFPVLSNSLVTRPLTPSELAETNFLTREAITDTRTLRFYYRLLPDNRVQIGSRSAITGADASAPEHYALLIDGLARKFPPLKGIQIDYSWWGWVDVAHDMMPRVVQPDPKQSVFYALGYGGNGVSFSAHAGRRMAQRMAGEPDPVFDLPIYDSPLQFPAQGEWAARFRRFGQSMLYRWYYLHDEVL from the coding sequence ATGAGCATCGCAACGCCAAAGGAAATCTTCGCGCCCTACGACCCGGCGTACGACCCGCTGGTGTCCGACGGCCCCGGCCACAACCGCGACTACGCTCCGACCTATTGGGCCGCCACCGCAGGCCCGGCACCCGATGACGACGGCCCGGTGTCCGGCGACATCGATGCCGATGTGGTCATCATCGGCTCGGGCTTTACCGGGCTGGCGACCGCGCTGTTCCTCGCCAAGGAGCACGGCATCAAGGCAGTGGTGCTCGAAGCCAATCGCGTGGCCTGGGGCTGCACCAGCCGCAACGGCGGCCAGGGCCAGAACGCGAGCGGTCGCCTGTACCGCTCGCAGTGGATCGAGCGCTGGGGACTGGAGACGGCACGCCGGCTCGACGCCGAGATCCGCTACGGCTTCGAGACCTTCAAGGACCTCGTGGCCGATGCCGATTGCGAGCCGCAACCCGGCGGACATCTCTACATCGCGCACCGCGACAAGAAGATGGCGTTTTTGAAGAACGAGGCGCGCGTCATGCGCGACAAGTTCGGCTACGACACGCGCTTGCTGACCGCCAGCGAAGTGCGCGCCGAGTATTGCAACGATCACGAAGCGCACGGCGCCATGCATGAAGCCGAAGGCATCTGCGTGCACCCGCTCAAGCTGGCCTACAGCTACATGAAGCGCGCGCGCGCCGTCGGCGGCAAAGTGCATCCGTCGAGCCCGGTCATCGGCTGGCAAACCATCAAGGGCGTGCATCACCTGAAGACGCCGGGCGGCACGGTGCGCGCGCGCGCGGTCGGTATCGCGACCGGCGCGTACACCGCGCCCGGCCTGCACCCGACGCTCACCAACCGCTACTTCCCAGTGCTGTCGAACTCGCTGGTGACGCGTCCGCTGACGCCGTCGGAGCTGGCCGAGACCAACTTCCTCACGCGCGAAGCCATCACCGACACGCGCACGCTGCGCTTCTATTACCGGCTGCTGCCCGACAACCGCGTGCAGATCGGCAGCCGCAGCGCCATCACCGGTGCCGATGCCAGCGCGCCCGAACATTACGCGTTGCTGATCGACGGGCTGGCCCGCAAGTTCCCGCCGCTCAAGGGCATCCAGATCGACTATTCGTGGTGGGGCTGGGTCGACGTGGCGCACGACATGATGCCGCGCGTGGTGCAGCCCGACCCCAAGCAAAGCGTGTTCTACGCACTGGGCTACGGCGGCAACGGCGTGTCGTTCTCGGCGCATGCCGGTCGCCGCATGGCACAGCGCATGGCGGGCGAGCCCGACCCGGTGTTCGACCTGCCGATCTACGACAGCCCGCTGCAGTTTCCGGCGCAGGGCGAGTGGGCGGCGCGCTTCCGGCGCTTTGGGCAAAGCATGTTGTACCGCTGGTACTACCTGCACGACGAAGTGCTCTAG
- a CDS encoding ABC transporter substrate-binding protein, translating to MTPRNFTRRVLLSAASLAMTFSALSLAQAQDIKKGGTLVIGTTQAPRHLNGAVQSGLATALPSTQLFASPLRFDDKWNPQPYLAESWKLADDGKSLTLHLRHDAVFHDGKPITSEDVAFSIMAIKANHPFTTMMAPVERVETPDPYTAIIRMSTPHPAIILAMSPALCPILPKHIYGDGKDLKTNARNSENVVGSGPFKLVEFKAGQRIVMEKFDKFFLPGKPYLDKLIFTISTDEQSLLLGLERGDIQMLPYAAGSVNLRRLKVNPNINLTDKGYEGIGSINWLAFNLERKPLSDVQVRKAIATAIDKNFITKALMGGFAMPVDGPIVPSSPFAVTDLVKYPFDLKKANEMLDAAGYKPGVDGSRFKLTIDYIPGGDEQQKNVAEYLRSQLKKVGIAVDVRASADFPTWAKRIASHDFDMTMDTVFNWGDPVIGVARTYLSTNIKPIIWTNTQSYNNPKVDELLNQAGQLLDPVKRRAYYATFEKIVTDDVPIVFINGAPYQTATTKKVGNVPVTIWGPASPLDEVYLK from the coding sequence ATGACCCCCCGAAACTTCACCCGCCGCGTGCTCCTGTCTGCCGCTTCGCTCGCTATGACTTTCAGCGCGCTGTCGCTGGCGCAGGCCCAGGACATCAAGAAGGGCGGCACGCTCGTGATTGGCACCACGCAGGCGCCACGCCACCTCAACGGCGCCGTGCAGTCGGGCCTGGCGACCGCGTTGCCATCGACCCAGCTCTTCGCCAGCCCGCTGCGCTTCGACGACAAGTGGAATCCGCAGCCGTACCTGGCGGAGTCGTGGAAGCTCGCCGACGACGGCAAATCGCTCACGCTGCACTTGCGCCACGACGCGGTGTTCCACGACGGCAAGCCGATCACCTCCGAAGACGTGGCCTTCTCGATCATGGCGATCAAGGCGAACCATCCCTTCACCACCATGATGGCGCCGGTCGAAAGGGTCGAAACGCCCGACCCCTACACCGCCATCATCCGCATGAGCACGCCGCACCCGGCCATCATCCTCGCCATGTCGCCAGCGCTGTGCCCGATCCTGCCCAAGCACATCTACGGCGACGGCAAGGACCTGAAGACCAACGCGCGCAATTCGGAGAACGTGGTCGGTTCGGGCCCGTTCAAGCTGGTCGAATTCAAGGCCGGCCAGCGCATCGTGATGGAGAAGTTCGACAAGTTCTTCCTGCCCGGCAAGCCGTATCTCGACAAGCTGATCTTCACCATCAGCACCGACGAGCAGAGCCTGCTGCTGGGTCTCGAGCGTGGCGACATCCAGATGCTGCCCTACGCGGCCGGCTCGGTGAACCTGCGCCGCCTCAAGGTCAACCCCAACATCAATCTGACCGACAAGGGCTACGAAGGAATCGGCTCGATCAACTGGTTGGCCTTCAACCTCGAACGCAAGCCGCTGTCGGACGTGCAGGTGCGCAAGGCCATCGCCACCGCCATCGACAAGAACTTCATCACCAAGGCGTTGATGGGCGGCTTCGCGATGCCGGTCGACGGCCCCATCGTGCCGAGCAGCCCGTTCGCCGTGACCGACCTGGTCAAGTATCCGTTCGACCTTAAAAAAGCCAACGAGATGCTCGACGCGGCCGGCTACAAGCCAGGCGTCGACGGCTCGCGCTTCAAGCTGACCATCGACTACATCCCCGGTGGCGACGAGCAGCAGAAGAACGTGGCGGAGTACCTGCGCTCGCAGTTGAAGAAGGTCGGCATCGCCGTCGACGTGCGGGCTTCGGCCGACTTCCCGACCTGGGCCAAGCGCATCGCTTCGCACGACTTCGACATGACGATGGACACGGTCTTCAACTGGGGCGACCCGGTCATCGGCGTCGCCCGTACCTACTTGTCCACCAACATCAAGCCGATCATCTGGACCAACACCCAGTCGTACAACAACCCGAAGGTCGACGAGTTGCTGAATCAGGCCGGCCAGTTGCTGGACCCGGTCAAGCGCCGCGCCTATTACGCGACCTTCGAAAAGATCGTGACCGACGACGTGCCGATCGTCTTCATCAACGGCGCGCCCTATCAAACGGCCACGACCAAGAAGGTGGGCAACGTGCCGGTGACGATCTGGGGCCCGGCCTCTCCGCTCGACGAGGTCTACCTGAAGTAA
- a CDS encoding ABC transporter permease has protein sequence MNVLRFIAGRLLQAFLLIAAVVVLNFALVHAAPGDPVETIAGASGGMTEELKAELRQSYGLDQPLAVQLGVYLGRVARLDLGYSYYFNLPVSGLIAERVPATLLLVLCSVLWAFLAGTALGVLSARKPNGWLSQTITVLSMVGFAAPVFWSGMMLVILFASVFPIFPVSDMRAVDSSGGGGWRDVIDVAHHLVLPSITLGLVYLAQYSRLARASMLEVLSSDFIRTARAKGLAERVVLYKHALRNAVLPVITVLGLQFGNVMAGAILVETVFNWPGLRRLAFEAVLRRDYPTVLGVLLFASVVVLVMNQLTDLAYRLVDPRIKAR, from the coding sequence ATGAACGTGCTTCGCTTCATCGCCGGCCGCCTGCTGCAGGCCTTCTTGCTCATCGCCGCCGTGGTGGTGCTCAACTTCGCGCTGGTGCATGCCGCGCCCGGCGACCCGGTCGAAACCATCGCCGGCGCCAGCGGCGGCATGACCGAGGAGCTGAAGGCCGAGCTGCGGCAAAGCTACGGGCTGGACCAGCCGCTGGCCGTACAGCTCGGCGTGTACCTGGGGCGAGTGGCACGGCTCGACCTGGGCTACTCGTACTACTTCAACCTGCCGGTGTCCGGCCTGATCGCCGAGCGTGTTCCAGCCACCTTGCTGCTGGTGCTGTGCTCGGTGCTCTGGGCCTTCCTGGCCGGCACCGCGCTGGGCGTGCTGTCGGCGCGCAAGCCGAACGGCTGGCTGTCTCAGACCATCACCGTGCTGTCGATGGTCGGCTTCGCGGCACCGGTGTTCTGGAGCGGAATGATGCTGGTGATCCTGTTCGCTTCGGTGTTCCCGATCTTCCCGGTTTCCGACATGCGCGCAGTCGATTCGAGCGGCGGTGGCGGCTGGCGCGACGTGATCGACGTGGCGCACCACCTGGTGCTGCCCTCCATCACGCTCGGCCTCGTGTACCTCGCGCAATACAGCCGGCTGGCGCGCGCCAGCATGCTCGAGGTGCTGAGCTCCGACTTCATCCGCACCGCGCGTGCCAAGGGCCTGGCCGAGCGCGTGGTGCTCTACAAGCACGCACTGCGCAACGCGGTGCTGCCGGTCATCACCGTGCTCGGGCTGCAGTTCGGCAACGTGATGGCGGGCGCCATTCTGGTCGAGACGGTGTTCAACTGGCCGGGCCTCCGTCGGCTCGCTTTCGAGGCCGTGCTGCGACGCGACTACCCGACCGTGCTCGGCGTACTGCTGTTCGCATCGGTCGTCGTGCTCGTGATGAACCAGCTCACCGACCTGGCCTATCGCCTGGTCGATCCGCGCATCAAGGCACGCTGA
- a CDS encoding ABC transporter permease, with protein sequence MSAILPPAMPLPVKAPSPFTEALRMFLRNPSAIVGLVLLLAIVLLSVFGPMLYVADPFEIRAAPLTPPFDPDAWFGTDYLGRDVMTSLLYGGRATLLVGAIAALLSVVIGTAIGAFAGYYGGRIDGVLMRITEFFQVLPALLFAMVVVTLFAPSLLTVTLSIGLVSWPGTARLARGEFMRYRDLEFVRAERSIGAGNARIIWKVILPNAFAPLIVSATLAIGAAILFEAGLSFLGLGDPNQMSWGMMIGSSRQYVLSCWWAVAFPGAAIFVTVLAVSLIGDGLNDALNPKLRER encoded by the coding sequence ATGTCCGCCATCCTTCCTCCCGCCATGCCATTGCCCGTCAAGGCGCCGTCGCCCTTCACCGAGGCGCTGCGCATGTTCCTGCGCAATCCATCGGCGATCGTCGGTCTCGTGCTGCTGCTGGCCATCGTGCTGCTCTCGGTGTTCGGCCCGATGCTGTACGTGGCCGACCCGTTCGAAATTCGCGCGGCGCCGCTCACGCCACCGTTCGACCCTGACGCCTGGTTCGGCACCGACTACCTCGGCCGCGACGTCATGACATCGTTGCTCTACGGCGGCCGGGCCACGTTGCTGGTGGGAGCCATCGCGGCGCTGCTGTCGGTCGTTATCGGCACCGCCATCGGCGCCTTCGCCGGCTACTACGGCGGCCGCATCGACGGCGTGCTTATGCGCATCACCGAGTTCTTCCAGGTGCTGCCCGCACTGCTGTTCGCGATGGTGGTGGTGACCTTGTTCGCGCCATCGCTGCTCACCGTCACGCTGTCGATCGGCCTGGTGAGCTGGCCCGGCACGGCACGCCTGGCACGCGGTGAATTCATGCGCTATCGCGACCTCGAATTCGTGCGGGCCGAGCGCTCCATCGGCGCCGGTAACGCACGCATCATCTGGAAGGTCATCCTGCCCAACGCCTTCGCGCCGCTGATCGTATCGGCCACGCTGGCCATCGGCGCGGCGATCCTGTTCGAGGCCGGTCTCTCGTTCCTCGGCCTGGGCGACCCGAACCAGATGAGCTGGGGAATGATGATCGGATCGAGCCGGCAGTACGTGCTGTCGTGCTGGTGGGCGGTGGCGTTTCCGGGTGCGGCCATCTTCGTGACGGTGCTGGCGGTGAGCCTGATCGGCGACGGGCTCAACGACGCGCTCAACCCCAAGCTACGGGAGCGCTGA